The following coding sequences lie in one Candidatus Eremiobacterota bacterium genomic window:
- a CDS encoding ATP-dependent DNA ligase, with protein MERFAATAEQVASRPARLEKIALLAEYFRSLDDADLLAAARFFSGTPFAARDRRTLSIGGRTIVQAARRVWEFDDATLGENYRATGDLGAALAPLVRAPADAMLFRDRLTPASLDALFGEIASASGKRANRRREALLERIFRACDDPVVATYVVKIITGDLRVGSREGLVLDAIARAFEVDAGAVRRGAMASGDVGGVALAAKHGTLGELRVEYGAPFGFMLATPVNYGDVYKELSGATWHLEDKYDGIRAQAHVRNGNVRLFSRRLNDVTASYPEVSAALATISGDAILDGEIVAMRDGRVLPFRSLQTRLARKSVDAALTRDVPISYVIFDLLAMRDELLLDEPLASRRERLVELFEPGGALVLAPFDTIHNAAAADVNPRFEAARARGNEGLMLKRADSPYAPGRRGKWWLKLKRELSTLDVVVVAVEWGNGKRAGVLSDYTFAVRGDNGRLVAIGKAYSGLTDAEIAGLTTWFLEHPLPLAVRREKARRHEIPVEPKVVLEVAFDVIQESGLHESGFALRFPRIVRIRDDKPPQEIDTLDRVREIYRAMLAREGS; from the coding sequence ATGGAGCGCTTCGCCGCGACGGCCGAACAGGTCGCCTCGCGTCCGGCTAGACTCGAAAAGATCGCCCTTCTTGCCGAGTATTTTCGCTCCCTCGACGATGCCGATCTGCTTGCGGCCGCCCGTTTCTTCAGCGGCACGCCATTTGCAGCCCGCGACCGTCGCACGCTCTCCATCGGTGGCCGCACGATCGTGCAAGCGGCGCGACGAGTTTGGGAGTTTGACGACGCGACCTTGGGGGAGAACTATCGCGCCACCGGCGATCTGGGGGCGGCGCTGGCGCCGCTGGTGCGTGCGCCGGCCGATGCAATGCTTTTTCGCGATCGCTTGACACCGGCGTCGCTCGACGCGCTCTTCGGCGAGATCGCCTCGGCCTCGGGAAAGCGCGCGAACCGCCGCCGCGAGGCGCTGCTCGAACGAATCTTTCGTGCTTGTGACGATCCTGTGGTGGCGACCTACGTGGTCAAGATCATCACCGGCGATTTGCGCGTGGGATCCCGCGAAGGTCTCGTCCTCGATGCCATCGCGCGCGCCTTCGAAGTCGATGCCGGCGCGGTACGGCGCGGCGCGATGGCCTCCGGCGACGTTGGCGGCGTCGCGCTCGCCGCCAAGCACGGAACGCTCGGCGAGCTGCGCGTGGAGTACGGTGCTCCGTTCGGATTCATGCTGGCGACGCCGGTGAACTACGGCGACGTTTACAAAGAACTGAGCGGCGCTACCTGGCACCTCGAAGATAAGTACGATGGTATCCGCGCGCAAGCGCACGTTCGCAACGGAAACGTTCGGCTATTCTCACGTCGGCTCAACGACGTCACCGCATCGTACCCTGAGGTTTCGGCCGCGCTCGCGACCATTTCCGGCGATGCAATTCTCGATGGCGAGATCGTTGCGATGCGCGACGGCCGAGTACTGCCTTTTCGGTCGCTGCAAACGCGCCTTGCGCGCAAATCGGTCGACGCGGCCCTGACGCGGGACGTTCCGATTTCCTACGTCATCTTCGACCTACTGGCGATGCGCGACGAACTGCTGCTCGACGAACCGTTGGCTTCGCGGCGCGAGCGGCTGGTTGAACTTTTCGAGCCCGGCGGCGCACTCGTGCTCGCGCCGTTCGATACGATACACAATGCCGCTGCGGCCGACGTCAACCCACGCTTTGAAGCCGCCCGGGCGCGCGGCAACGAAGGTCTCATGCTCAAACGCGCCGACTCGCCCTACGCGCCGGGACGCCGCGGAAAGTGGTGGCTCAAACTCAAGCGCGAGTTGTCCACTCTCGACGTGGTCGTCGTTGCGGTCGAGTGGGGCAACGGCAAACGCGCTGGAGTTCTTTCCGACTATACGTTCGCAGTGAGGGGCGACAACGGCCGGTTGGTCGCGATCGGCAAAGCCTACTCCGGCTTGACCGATGCCGAAATCGCGGGCCTGACAACATGGTTCCTCGAGCATCCGTTGCCGCTCGCGGTGCGGCGCGAGAAAGCGCGGCGCCACGAGATTCCGGTCGAGCCGAAGGTCGTGTTAGAAGTCGCTTTCGACGTCATTCAGGAGAGCGGTTTGCACGAAAGCGGCTTCGCGTTGCGGTTTCCGCGCATCGTTCGAATTCGTGACGACAAACCGCCCCAAGAAATTGATACGCTCGATCGCGTGCGCGAAATCTATCGGGCGATGCTCGCTCGCGAGGGCTCGTGA
- a CDS encoding GDP-mannose 4,6-dehydratase, whose product MRIIVTGGAGFIGSHVVEAYLAAGHDLLVVDSLWEHGGGRRANVPSEVTLVHMDIRDEAIGRVFAEFKPDVVSHHAAQHSVAISVRDPIYDANVNAVGLLNVLEHASRCGARKIVFASSGATFGTPDRLPITDATPQRPTSPYGITKLIGEHYLRFYRESRGLDFTALRYGNVYGPRQDPNGEAGVIAIFIGKFLAHQSVRIDWDGEQTRDYVFVSDVARANLAALERGSGGMYVIGTGTKTSVNAIYRALVTIAGYEAPIERAPQRPGDARDAQFDSSLAHAELGWSPATTLADGIRATYEYFERFALRN is encoded by the coding sequence GTGCGGATTATCGTTACCGGCGGCGCCGGGTTCATCGGATCTCACGTCGTCGAGGCGTACCTCGCCGCGGGGCATGACCTGCTCGTCGTCGATTCACTCTGGGAGCACGGGGGCGGACGGCGCGCGAACGTCCCCAGCGAGGTCACGCTCGTTCACATGGATATCCGCGACGAGGCGATCGGGCGCGTCTTTGCCGAGTTCAAACCCGACGTCGTCAGCCATCACGCGGCTCAGCACTCCGTTGCCATCTCGGTCCGCGATCCGATCTACGACGCGAACGTGAATGCCGTGGGACTGCTCAACGTGCTGGAGCACGCGAGTCGCTGCGGCGCACGAAAGATTGTGTTCGCTTCGAGCGGCGCGACCTTCGGTACGCCCGACCGTCTGCCGATAACCGATGCGACTCCGCAACGGCCGACATCGCCGTACGGCATCACCAAGCTCATCGGCGAGCATTATTTGCGATTCTATCGCGAGAGCCGGGGGCTCGATTTTACGGCGCTGCGCTACGGAAATGTTTACGGGCCTCGGCAAGATCCCAACGGCGAAGCCGGCGTCATCGCGATCTTCATCGGCAAGTTCCTCGCGCATCAGTCGGTGCGGATCGACTGGGACGGCGAGCAGACGCGCGATTACGTTTTCGTTTCCGACGTCGCGCGGGCGAATCTCGCCGCGCTCGAACGCGGGTCGGGGGGCATGTATGTGATCGGTACGGGAACAAAAACCAGCGTCAACGCGATCTATCGCGCGCTGGTGACCATCGCCGGCTACGAGGCGCCGATCGAGCGTGCGCCCCAGCGTCCCGGCGACGCTCGCGACGCGCAGTTCGATTCGAGCCTAGCGCACGCCGAACTCGGCTGGTCGCCGGCAACGACGCTCGCCGACGGTATTCGCGCGACGTACGAATACTTCGAGCGGTTTGCGCTCCGGAACTGA
- a CDS encoding DNA internalization-related competence protein ComEC/Rec2, translated as MPSFALLLCALAAVLGTLAVAPLTSDLRIVVAVGFALLAAGAALAPQRVLLLILLGVLTLAAANAALRGRTAPNIAEARTARYEATLLDETPAGDGSATATFALDNGLRVQARLPEARFAPGARVVVRGRLEPFDEARNPAEPSEREIERERGFDGRLDRAVVLSRDGSSRVGAASLLANAHRWAREQLAARLGEPAASVIAGELWGERAALPPLLRSEFQETGTVHVLVTAGLHLGAVAALCTALLTMLALPRWITCAIVIALVWCFVWWSGAQLPAMRAATMATAALAARACGRATFSWNAFAIAALVVTFSRPESVATASFALSFSCVGAIFAYAGPLERWIETRVALPNRVREALVLSLATQLGIWPLAAATFLQFTPYAVVANFAVVPCVAATMALGAAQLGLAWCAPFAQAIANVNSWLLAWMLAVVQLVSELPGAVLPMTPAPAWCITLYDGAVIAAPVLWRRSTLPGINYARTLAITAVALATIFVLWPPRSIDGRLRVTVLDVGQADAIVIQTPRGHALLIDAGGRLERGGQSGASVAEQVGERVVVPFLLRHGLHALDAIVLSHPHGDHAGGVAPALRRLRVAEFADGGQRYSGHAYQDALETARSQRVPIVYPRAGAEWHTDDGVTLRFVGPSLPFIARSRNDINENSIALTLRYGSFCMLFTGDAGAAAEQRFLAGSADLRCEVLKVGHHGSAYGSTPAFIEAIRPRYAIISVGRHNLFGHPTATTIATLRRAGAQIYRTDENGAVTVLTDGRSLIVSSMFP; from the coding sequence GTGCCTTCGTTCGCGCTCCTTCTCTGCGCGCTTGCAGCAGTACTCGGAACGCTCGCCGTGGCGCCGCTGACGTCCGATCTTCGCATCGTCGTTGCCGTGGGTTTCGCGCTTCTCGCCGCGGGCGCGGCGCTGGCGCCACAACGCGTTTTGCTTTTGATTCTCCTTGGAGTGCTGACGCTCGCTGCGGCCAATGCCGCGTTGCGAGGGCGCACTGCCCCTAATATTGCCGAAGCGCGCACGGCGCGCTACGAAGCCACGTTGCTCGACGAAACTCCGGCCGGCGACGGATCGGCAACGGCAACCTTCGCCCTCGATAACGGCCTGCGCGTGCAAGCGCGCCTGCCCGAGGCGCGGTTCGCGCCGGGAGCCCGCGTGGTCGTGCGCGGCCGGCTCGAGCCCTTCGACGAGGCGCGCAACCCAGCCGAGCCCAGCGAGCGGGAGATCGAACGCGAGCGCGGATTCGACGGCCGCCTCGATCGAGCCGTCGTGCTTTCACGCGATGGATCGTCACGTGTCGGTGCGGCCTCATTGCTTGCGAACGCGCATAGGTGGGCGCGCGAACAGCTTGCGGCGCGTCTGGGCGAGCCCGCCGCCTCGGTCATCGCCGGCGAGCTCTGGGGAGAACGCGCTGCATTGCCGCCGCTCCTTCGCAGCGAATTTCAAGAGACCGGCACGGTCCACGTCCTCGTCACCGCAGGTCTGCATCTCGGAGCGGTTGCGGCGCTCTGCACCGCGCTGCTGACCATGCTCGCCCTGCCGCGTTGGATCACCTGCGCGATCGTTATCGCGCTGGTCTGGTGTTTTGTCTGGTGGAGCGGCGCACAACTTCCGGCGATGCGGGCCGCGACGATGGCGACGGCAGCGCTTGCGGCACGCGCGTGCGGTCGAGCGACGTTCTCCTGGAATGCCTTTGCGATCGCGGCGCTCGTCGTGACGTTTTCGCGGCCGGAGAGCGTCGCGACCGCATCGTTCGCCCTCTCCTTTTCGTGCGTCGGCGCAATCTTTGCCTACGCCGGGCCGCTCGAGCGATGGATTGAAACGCGAGTTGCGCTGCCCAATCGCGTGCGCGAAGCACTCGTGCTCTCGCTGGCGACGCAGCTGGGTATCTGGCCGCTCGCCGCGGCGACGTTCTTGCAGTTCACGCCATATGCCGTCGTCGCGAATTTTGCAGTCGTCCCGTGCGTCGCCGCGACGATGGCGCTTGGGGCCGCGCAACTGGGGCTCGCGTGGTGCGCACCCTTCGCTCAGGCGATTGCAAATGTCAATTCATGGCTTCTGGCGTGGATGCTCGCAGTCGTCCAGCTCGTAAGCGAACTGCCCGGCGCGGTGCTCCCAATGACACCCGCGCCCGCCTGGTGCATTACACTCTACGACGGTGCGGTGATTGCCGCGCCGGTGCTTTGGCGACGCTCGACCTTACCCGGAATCAACTACGCGCGCACGTTGGCCATTACCGCGGTGGCGCTGGCAACGATCTTCGTGCTCTGGCCGCCGCGCTCGATCGACGGCCGCTTGCGCGTGACGGTGCTCGACGTCGGCCAAGCCGATGCGATCGTGATCCAAACTCCGCGTGGCCACGCGCTGCTGATCGATGCGGGCGGACGCCTCGAGCGCGGCGGCCAAAGCGGTGCTTCCGTCGCCGAGCAAGTCGGCGAACGCGTCGTCGTGCCGTTTCTTCTGCGTCACGGCCTGCATGCGCTCGACGCCATCGTGCTCTCGCACCCGCACGGCGATCATGCCGGCGGCGTCGCACCGGCGCTGCGGCGATTGCGCGTCGCGGAGTTCGCCGACGGCGGGCAGCGCTACAGCGGTCACGCGTATCAAGATGCACTGGAAACGGCGCGAAGCCAGCGCGTTCCAATCGTCTATCCGCGCGCCGGCGCCGAGTGGCACACGGACGACGGGGTTACGTTGCGCTTTGTCGGACCCTCGCTGCCGTTCATCGCCCGCTCGCGCAACGATATCAACGAAAACTCGATCGCCTTGACCTTGCGCTACGGCTCCTTTTGCATGCTCTTCACCGGCGACGCCGGCGCCGCGGCGGAGCAGCGCTTCTTGGCCGGCAGCGCGGATTTACGCTGCGAGGTGCTCAAAGTCGGCCATCACGGCTCCGCTTACGGATCGACGCCCGCCTTCATCGAGGCGATCCGTCCGAGGTATGCCATCATCTCGGTTGGACGCCACAATTTGTTCGGCCACCCGACGGCGACTACGATTGCGACCTTGCGCCGCGCGGGCGCCCAGATTTATCGCACCGATGAAAACGGGGCCGTTACGGTACTCACCGACGGTCGCAGCCTCATCGTTTCAAGCATGTTCCCTTGA